The DNA sequence CGGTGACCGGCGTCCCGACCTCGATGCCGAGCGCTTCCGCGTCCTCGGGAGAGGTGGCGCCGACGTCGATGAACATGTCGTCCACCTTCAGGGGCTTCTTCCGGTCCTCCTCCTTCATCACATGGGGGGGCTTGCCGCCGACGACGCCGTACACCGGCCCCTTCGTCCCGTGGAGGATCACCCGCTGGGCATAGAGAGTCGGGTCGAACCAGCCGCCGATGGTGACGAACCTGACAAAGCCCTTCTCATCGACGTACTTGACCATCAGCCCGATCTCGTCCATATGGGCCGCGAGCAGGATAGAGAAGTCATCGCCCTTCTTCACCGCGATGAGGTTCCCCATCGTGTCCTCCCTGATCTCGTCGACGTACGGGGCGACCTCTTCCCTGATCACCGCCGCAACGCTTCCTTCGCTCCCGGAAATCCCGTGGGCGTTGGATAATTTCCTCAGCAACTCCTTTACCATACGATCACCTGTTTGTTCGGGACTACGTTAAGCCTCATCGACCGCTTCCCTGATCCGGCCGAGGGCACGCCGCAGATCGTCCTGCGAGGCGGCATAACTGAGCCTGGCATACGCGGGTGCGCGCGTGCCGAAGGCCGTGCCCGGCACGATGATCACGCCTTTCGCGATGATCCTGGCGAAGAGGTCCGCCTCCATCGGCACGAAGGCATAGAACGCGCCTTCTGGCTCGGGGAAGGAGAGGCCGAGGTCGGCAAGGCCGTTGCAGACGAGGTCGCGCCGCGCCCTGTACTCCTCCCGCATCGCCGATACCAGTGTCTGGTCGCCGGTCAGGGCGGCAAGGCCGGCGTACTGCGAGATCGAGGTGGCGCAGGCCTGACAGTACTGGTGGACCTTGATGCACTCCTCGATCACCGCCTTCGGTGCGGCCATGTAGCCGAGGCGCCACCCGGTCATGGAGTAGGTCTTCGAGGTGGCATTGATCGTGATTACGTCCTCGCCGAAGCGGGCCGCGCTCACGTGGGGTTTCCCGTAGGTGAAGTGCTCGTAGACCTCGTCGGAGACGATGGTCACGCCCGTATCGGCGGCGTACTCCACCAGCGCCCTGATCGACTCCTCGCTCTCCACCATGCCTGTCGGGTTTGCCGGGGTGTTCAGCACGAAGAGGCGCGCGCCGTCCATCCGCTCCTTCGCCGCCTCCACGTCGATATGGAGGGTGGCGTCGAGAGGGACGCCC is a window from the Methanofollis sp. genome containing:
- a CDS encoding pyridoxal phosphate-dependent aminotransferase, with translation MTGYRFAERVRGIEISGIRRMFEGAGKDAINLGLGQPDFPTPAHVREAGIQAIRDGMTGYTTNSGVPELREAISEKFRRENGLTYAPDQVIVTAGASEALHIVMQALVEKGDRVLMADPGFVSYAALATLAGGRPEGVPLDATLHIDVEAAKERMDGARLFVLNTPANPTGMVESEESIRALVEYAADTGVTIVSDEVYEHFTYGKPHVSAARFGEDVITINATSKTYSMTGWRLGYMAAPKAVIEECIKVHQYCQACATSISQYAGLAALTGDQTLVSAMREEYRARRDLVCNGLADLGLSFPEPEGAFYAFVPMEADLFARIIAKGVIIVPGTAFGTRAPAYARLSYAASQDDLRRALGRIREAVDEA